The Ruania halotolerans genome contains the following window.
CGCCCAGCTGGGTGCTGACCGGCTCGCGGGACCGCGGGATGAGGCGGGGCCGGTCCAACGGGCCCGTGAGTACCTCCTGGAACACCTGGAGGAGCCGGTCCGGGTGCCCGATGTCGCTGCGCACGTGGGACTGAGCACCTCCCACCTGGCGGCCCTGTTCCGGCAGGCGACCGGTGGCGGCGTCCTCGACTACCTCACCCGCACCCGGATGGCCCGCGCCCGGGTGATGCTGGTCACCACGTCCCGGACAGTCGCTGAGATCGCCCGGTCGGTGGGCTACACCGACGAGTTCTACTTCTCCCGCCAGTTCCGGGCCGTCAGCGGCACCAGCCCGTCCCAGTTCCGCAAGGCGTCGCGAGCCGAGCATGTGCAATGACGCAACTGACCGTCAAGGCTCGGCCACGCCGGGCTCTGCCTCAGCGTGCGGTCGCCGTGGAAGGAACGTCGCCGCGGAGCAGGCTCTGCCTTCAGAGCAGGCGCGCGGCCAGGTAGGCCAACCACGCGAGTAGGGCCGCATAGGCCATCACGGTGGTGACCTTCTGCTTCGCGTCGAGTGCCCAGCACAGCGCCGCAGCGCAGATCAGCGACCAACATCCGGGCACGCTCCATCGCACGATGTCTGCCTGGAGTCCGCTGCTGTCGGTTTGTGGAGGAACGATGAACACATACGCTGCGGCCAGCGCGAGTGCCACCACTGCCAGCGCGATCCCCAGAACCCGGCGGTGCCGATGGGCGAAGGTCTGCAAGGGAGGCGGCTCCACCGGCTCCGGTTCGCCCGCCCGTGAGCTGCCCGAACCCGGACCTGGCCGGCCGTCGGTCACGTCCCACGCGTGGTGGATCAGGTCGTGCAGCAGGTACTGCATCAGGGAGGTGACGGTGAACACCGATCCGTTGCTGCGCCGTCCGGGGCGATCGGCTGCCTCCGGGGGTACTGCCTCGATCGCGGCCGCCAGCGCCGCACCGCGGTCGGCGATCTGCTCGGCCACCTGTGCCGGATCCTCCTGCAGGTACTGACCTGCCGCGGCAGCCGCGTCCGAGTCCCAGTCTTCGAAGACCGGGTCATCCTCGTCCAGCAGGAGGGTGAGCCGCTCATCGAAGACGCCCAGGACGTCGCGCACATGGGCGGCGTACTCCAGGGTGGACCACGTCTGTGGTGCCGGACGTTCGGCCACCTCAGTGCGTTGCAGCACCACCGGCCAGACCTCCAGCTGGGTGCGCAGAGCGCCCGGGATCTGCGTCAGGTCGAGTACACCCACCTCGGCACCGCAATCCGGGCAGCGGCGATCCACCACCCAGGTCCAGTCCTTGGTGTCCGGGGTGATCTCGGGTAACGGCGATTCGGCTGACACAGCACTACCGTAGCCGTGCCGGATGTCCGCATGGTCGGTCGCGGATTTGTCCATGGATTGCGTGGAATCACCTATCGCGTGCGCTAGCGAGCTCCCTCTACTCTCACCTGATGCGCACCGGCAGCAACGCCTCATCCCTGCCCAACACCCCGCGGGTACACGCTGCTGCCGGGCCTGAACCGCGGCGCGGCGAGCTGCCGTTCGGCGACCCTGCGGGGGCGCCGGACCGGATCGAGGTGACCAGTCGATGGCTCGAGCGAGCCGGTCGGCCGTGGCTGCCCATCACGGGGGAGATCCATTACCACCGGTTGCCGCGGGAACGGTGGTCGGAAGTGCTGGGCAAGGCTCGTGCCGGGGGGCTCGACACTGTCGCCACCTACGTGATGTGGCAGGTGCACGAACCACAGCCAGGAGAATTCTGCTGGGACGGCGATCGTGACCTGCGCGCCTTCATCCAGCTGGCCGCAACTCACGAGCTCGATGTCCTCGTCCGGATGGGCCCCTGGTCGCACGGGGAGGCTCGCTACGGCGGCTTCCCGGACTGGCTCGTGGCCCTCGGCCTTCCGATGCGGACCAACGACCCGGCCTATCTCGACCTGGTGCGCACGCTCTACAGCGAGACCATCGCCCAGCTTGCCGGACTGACCCACGGTGATCGCGGCCCCGTCGTGGCCGTCCAGATCGAGAACGAGCTGTACGACCAACCGCACCATCTCGCGACGCTGCGCACGATCGCCGAAGAGCTCGGCTTGCACGTCCCGATATGGACCGCAACGGGCTGGGGCGGTGCGCAGGTCCCGCAGACGCTGCTCCCGGTCTACAGCGCGTATGCGGACGGATTCTGGGAGGACTCGGCCACCGAGTGGCCGGAGTTTGCGGCGTCTCATTTCCGCTACAGCCAGGTGCGTGACGACCTGAGTGTGGGCAAGGATCTGCGCGAGACGCTCGACGGGATCGTCCTCGAGCCAGGCGCTGTTCCACTCAGGGACGATGCCGCACTTCCGTTCGCCACCTGCGAGCTCGGTGGTGGAATGCACGTGGCATACCACCGGCGACCACTCGTGCGGCCTGATGATGTGGCCGCGCTCGCGCTCGCAAAGATCGGCAGCGGATCGACCTGGCAGGGCTACTACATGTACGCCGGCGGAACGCAGCGAAGGGGACCGAACGGCACTGAGCAGGAGTCGCACGCCACCGGCTACCCGAATGACGTGCCGACGCGCACCTACGACTTCCACGCCCCGATCGGCGAGCATGGTCAGGTTCGGGAGCACTACCACCAACTCCGGCGCCAGCACCTCTGGCTCCAGGCCGACGGCCCCGCCATCGCCACGATGCAGGCCGTCGTCGGAGGTGGCAGCGAGGATCCGGGTGAACTGCGCTGGGCGGTGCGGGCCGATGGCGAGCGCGGCTATCTCTTCCTGTCCACCTACCAGCCGGCCAGGCGCCCGCTGGCGGCGCAGGCAGGCGTGCAGCTCACCATCGACTTCGACGACGCCACCATCACGGCACCGACCCGCCCCATCGACATCCCGGCGGGGGTCAGCATGGCCTGGCCGCTGCGCTATCCGCTCACTGAGAGCCTGACCCTCCGGAGCGCGACCGCCCAGCTGGTCACCCGGATCAGCGACGACGATGGCGAGATCGTGGTGGTCAGCGCCAGCGGCGGTATCCCGGTCGAGCTTGCGTTCGACGGTGATGTGTCAGTCGCTGGGACGGGTGTGACCAGCATCGGTGGCACAGCGGCCGGCGGCACGATCGTGACCGTCGATACCCCCGGTCCTGAGGCCGTGATCGAGCTGCCCGGGGTGCGCATCCTGGTTCTCGACGAGTCGACCGCCGACCGGCTCTACCGGTTGGAGCTGGGCGGGCGAGACCGTTTGGTGCTCTCCGATGCACCGATCTACACCCGCGACCGAGAACTGGTCCTGCACACCGATTCCGCCGTCACACTCTCGTTTCTCCCGGCACCGGGCGCCCTCTCCTCAGTGGAGGCCTCCGTGTCTGGCACGGGTGACCACCTCGGCCTCTGGCGCAGGTGGCGAATCGAGCCGCAGGTGGCCGGCCGGCACCGTCTGCTCAGTGACCTCACACCTGCTGGCTGGTCGGTGCCGGAGTTGAGGCGTGGCGGCTCGATGAACCGGCTCAGCGCACCGACGGACTTCTCAGCCGCAGCCCGGGTCCGCGTCGACGTACCGGACGGACTCTTCGAGGGTGCCGACCGGGTGCTCGTGCAGGTGGCCTGGACTGGAGATATCGCCCGGGCCGTGGTCGGGGCCGATGTGGTGAGTGATCACTTCTGGCACGGTCGTGTCTGGGATATCGACGTGACTGCGCAGCGGCAGCAGATCCGCGAGCATGGCCTGGTGCTGGAGTTCCTGCCGTGGCATGCAGGGGCTGGCATCTGGGTCGACCCGGCTGTTCGCGACGTACCTGAGGGCGTCGTGATCGATGCGGTCGACCTGATCCAGGTGGCCAGAGTCGGACTCGCGCCGATGGGTTGATCCTGTTCCAGCTCGGTCAGCAGTGCACTCAGCGTCGGTAGACTCGCCGCCATGTCCACCATCAATGCAGACGAGGTCGCGCGCCTGGCCGCGCTGGCCCGGATCGACCTCACACCCGAGGAGACCGACCGCCTCGCGGGCGACCTCGACGTGATCGTCCAGGCCGTCGCGGAGGTCTCTGAGATCGCCGGCGACGACGTGCCCGCAACGAGCCACCCGATTCCGCTGACCAATGTGCTCCGAGACGATGTGGTGGGCCAGACCCTGCCGATCGAGGACATTCTCGCGCAGGCGCCGGATGCCGAGGACGGTCAGTTCGCAGTGCCGCAGATTCTGGGAGACGAGCAGTGAGCGGGGCTGGCGTGAGCGACCTGACCCGCCTGAGTGCCGCGAGTCTCGCCGACCGGCTCCGCGCCGGTGAGGTCTCCAGCGTGGAGGCCACCCAGGCGCACCTGGACCGGATCGCCGCCGTGGACGGCGACGTGCACGCCTTCCTGCACGTGAACGCCGACGAAGCCCTCGCCGCCGCCGCCGACGTGGACGCCCGACGCGCCGCGGGCGAGGACCTGCCGTACCTGGCCGGCGTGCCGATCGCCGTCAAGGACGTCGTGGTGACCAAGAACCAGGCGACCACGGCCGGCTCGAAGATCCTGGAGAACTGGATCCCGCCGTACGACGCCACGCTGGTGGAACGCCTACGGGCCACCGGCATGCCGATCCTCGGCAAGACGAACATGGACGAGTTCGCCATGGGCTCCTCCACCGAGCACTCCGCATATGGCCCCACCCGGAACCCGTGGGACCTGGACCGCATCCCCGGCGGCTCCGGCGGTGGCTCTGCCGCCGCGGTGGCCGCTTACGAGGCGCCGCTCGCGATCGGCACCGACACCGGTGGCTCCATCCGCCAGCCGGCCGCGGTCACCGGCACCGTCGGCATCAAGCCCACCTACGGATCGGTCTCCCGGTATGGGTTGATCGCGCTGGCATCGAGCCTCGACCAGGCCGGGCCCTGCTCGCGCACCGTGCTGGACTCCGCCCTGCTGCACGACGTGATCGGCGGGCACGACCCGCGCGACTCCACCTCATTGCCGGGCAAGGCGCCGTCCTACACCGCCGCGGCCCGCGAGGGCAGTGCAGGTGACCTCACCGGCCTGCGCGTGGGTGTGGTGCGTGAACTCGGTGGCGAGGGGTACCAGCCGGGAGTGCGCGCTAGCTTCGAGGCCTCCCTGGAGCAGTTGCGCGCCGCCGGCGCCGAGGTGGTGGAGGTCTCCTGCCCGAGCTTTTCGGCAGCGTTGGCCGCCTACTACCTGATCCTGCCCTCGGAGGCGTCCAGCAACCTCGCCAAGTTCGACGGGATGCGCTTCGGTCTGCGGGTGGAACCGGCCGAAGGTCCGGTCACCGCCGAGCGCGTGATGGCCGCCACGCGTGGCGCCGGGTTCGGCCCGGAGGTCAAGCGCCGCATCATTCTCGGCACCTATGCCCTCTCGGCCGGGTACTACGACGCCTACTACGGTTCCGCGCAGAAGGTGCGCACCCTCATCCAACGGGACTTCGCGGCCGCCTTCGAGGCTGCCGATGTGCTCGTCTCGCCGACCGCACCCACGACGGCGTTCCGGTTCGGGGAGAAGGTGGACGATCCGATGGCGATGTACCTCAACGACGTCGCCACCATCCCGGCGAACCTCGCCGGGATCCCCGGCATCTCCCTGCCCAGCGGGCTCTCCGACGACGGTCTGCCGGTCGGCTTCCAGATCCTCGCCCCGGCCCGTGCCGACGAGCGGCTGTACCGGGTGGGCGCCGCCCTGGAGGCACGCCTGCTCGCCGCCGACGGCGCACCCGTGCTCGCTCACGCCCCGGAGCTGACGGCCCAGCCCGCCACAACAGCAGAGGTGACCCGATGACTGCACTGGTCGACTACGACGATGCGATCGCCCGGTTCGATCCCGTGCTCGGCATCGAGGTGCACGTGGAGCTCGGCACGGCCACGAAGATGTTCGACGCCGCGCCGGCCCACTTCGGGGCCCAGCCGAACAGTGCCGTCACCCCGGTCTCGCTCGGCCTGCCGGGTGCACTGCCAGTGGTGAACGGCACGGCGGTGGAGTACGCCATCCGCATCGGCCTGGCCCTGAACTGCCAGATTGCCGAGAACTGCCGGTTCGCCCGGAAGAACTACTTCTACCCGGACGTGCCGAAGAACTTCCAGACCTCGCAGTACGACGAGCCGATCGCCTACGAGGGATACCTGGACGTCGAGCTCGAGGATGGCGAGATCGTCCGCGTGGAGATCGAGCGCGCCCATATGGAGGAGGACGCCGGCAAGAACACCCACGTGGGTGGCTCCGGGCGGATTCACGGGGCCGACCACTCCCTCGTGGATTACAACCGTGCCGGGATCCCGCTGGTGGAGATCGTCACCAAACCCATCACCGGCGTCGGCGCTCGCGCCCCCGAGGTCGCCCGGGCCTATGTCTCGGCGCTACGGGACATCTTCCGCACCCTGGGTGTATCCGAGGCGAAAATGGAGCGCGGCAACGTCCGCGCCGACGTCAACCTCTCCTTGCGCGCCACACCGGACGCCCCGCTCGGCACCCGCACCGAGACCAAGAATGTGAACTCCTTCCGCTCGATCGAGCGGGCGGTGCGGTACGAGGTCTCCCGCCAGGCGGCCGTCCTCGACGGCGGAGGTTCCGTTCTGCAGGAGACGCGTCACTTCCACGAGGACACCGGCAGTACGTCCTCGGGGCGGATCAAGTCGGATGCGGACGATTACCGGTACTTCCCGGAGCCGGATCTGGTGCCGCTGGCACCGCCGCGGGAATGGGTGGAGGAGATCAGGGCGAGCCTGCCCGAGCTGCCGGCCCTGCGCCGTCGGAGGCTGCGTGCGGAGTGGGGTTACTCCGAGGAGGAGATGCGTGACGCCGTCAACGCCGGTGCGCTCGACCTGATCGAGGCGACCGTGTCCGCCGGCGCTCCGGCTCCCGCCGCGCGGAAGTGGTGGATGGGTGAGCTGGCCCGGACCGCCAAGACGAGCGGGGTGGAACTGGCGGAACTCAGCGTGAGCCCAGAGCAGGTCGCGCAACTGCAGGCCCTGGTGGACTCCGGTCGGGTGAACGACAAGCTCGCCCGGCAGGTCCTCGAGGGGGTGCTCGCCGGAGAAGGGTCCCCGGAGGAGGTCGTCACCGCGCGCGGGCTGGAAGTCGTCTCCGATGACGGCCCGCTGCTGGAGGTCATTGATGCCACCCTTGCCGCACAGCCCGATATCGCCCAGAAAATCAAGGAGGGCAATATGGGCCCGATGGGTGTGATCATCGGGGCCGTGATGAAGGCTACCCGTGGGCAGGCGGACGCGGGCCGGGTGCGGGAACTGGTGCAGGAGCGTCTCTCCTGAGTGGGGCAGGAGGAGCCGAGATGACCGTCAGCTGGACACCACCGGTACTCGCCGGTGAGATGGTCACGCTCCGCCCGATCCGAGCCGATGATGCCACGGCGTTGTGGGAGGGCCTCAACGACCCCGAGAGCCGGCGGATGGCCGGCTTCACCAAGGAATACACCCAGGAGGCAGTCGCTCAATGGGCTGCCGAGGTGGCGCAGGTAGAGGGAAGATTCGACTGGGCCACGACGACTGACGGTGAGACGATTCTCGGCCGGATCAGCCTCAAGGCCGTGGATCTGGTGGCATCCCGGGCCGAGATCCGGGTGCTGACTCTCCCCGGGCATCGTGGGCGCGGATACGGGCGCGAGGCGATCATGCTCGTGCTCCGCTTCGCGTTCGGCCGCCCCGATGAGGGCGGACTCGGTCTGCACCGGGTAGGCCTGGAAGTGCTGAGCATCAACCCTCGCGCCGCCGCGCTCTATCAGAGCCTCGGGTTCGTCGTGGAGGGCCGGCGCCGCGAGGTGATCGGCGATGGGGACGGCGAGCGATTCGCCGACGCCATCGAGATGGGCATGCTCGACGACGAATACCCGGCAGCCCGGGACAGCTGGGCCTGACCTCCGTGAAGGTCGTTCTCGCTCCCGACTCGTTCAAGGGGTCTTTGACTGCCGCACAGGTGGCCGAGTGTCTCGCTCGGGGGGTGCGCCGTGCGGTGCCGGATGCCGTCTGCGTTGACGTTCCGGTTGCTGACGGTGGTGAGGGCACCGTGGCCGCTGCTGTCGCCGCGGGCTACACGCCGATCCAGGTGGACGTGACCGGCGCCCTCGGCGTGCCGGTCGCTGCCACCTACGCCCGCCGCGCGGGCCATGCCGTGATCGAGATGGCTGCTGCGGCAGGGCTTGATCAGGTCGGACCCGACATTCGCAGTGCCCGGACCGCCGGCACCGAGGGGGTCGGTGAGCTGATCCGGCACGCCCTGGACGCCGGGGCCACCGATGTGCTCCTCGGTCTGGGCGGCAGTGCGACCTCGGACGGCGGAGCAGGCCTGGTGAGGGCGCTGGGACTTGGTCTCACTGACGCCGAGGGCAGGCCCGTGCACTCGGGCGGCGCCGCCCTGATCGACCTGGCCGAGGTGGATGTGACCGGGCTGGACCCGCGGATCGCGGCCACCACATTCGTGCTCGCCGCCGATGTGACCTCACCGCTGCTCGGCCCAGCCGGAGCGGCCGCCGTGTTCGGTCCACAGAAGGGCGCGGACGAGGCAGCGGTGGCCGACCTGGAGGCGGGCTTGAGCCGCTGGGTGGACGCGCTCGCCGAAGCGGGAGTCCCTCGGGCGGCTGAGCTCGCCAGGGCCTCTGGCGCAGGGGCCGCCGGCGGTCTCGGGTACGCGGGCCTCGCGTTGCTCGGTGCGCAGCGACGGTCCGGCATTGAGGAGGTCCTGCGACTGGTCCGCTTCGCCGAGCAGGTGCGCGGCTCCGACCTGGTGATCACCGGGGAGGGGAGCATGGACGCGCAGTCCTTGGCAGGCAAAGCCCCGGTGGGCGTGGCAGCGGCAGCCGGTGCCGCAGGCGTTCCCGTTCTCGCGGTGGTGGGACGGTGTGCCGTGGACGAGGCGACTATTCGGGAGTATGGGATCGGTGCCGTCCACGCGCTGACGGATCTGGAACCGGATGTGCACCGGTGCCTGGCGAACGCGGCCGAACTCGTCGACCAGGCAGCAGAGCGCGCCGTCCGAGCCTGGAACCGCCGAACGTAAGCAGGACGGGCTCGTGTTCTTTACGGTGGAGTGATGAGGGGAACAACACAGGGACACAGAATCAATCGACGGCTGCGTACGGTGGTGCCGCTGGTGGCGATCGGAGGGATCGCCGTCGGGCTCGCTGGATGTACCGACCCGAGTCCTGGGTGGGACGGGGTGTGGGACTTCTCCACCGGCACAGCGGCCGAGTTGCCCCAGATCGACGGGGAGACCGTCGAAGGACCGGATGTCGATCCCGAGACCGTGCGGGAGATCGGCTCCGCGGGCAGCGCGACCGTGTTTGCGTCTCGGAGTGGGGATCTTCTGTGCCTGACCGTCTTTGCCACGGAAGCGCAGATCGCCGGCACCTCCTGCGCTGACGCTGAACCGTTCGACCGACGCGGCCTGGTCGCGGAGGTGCGAGGTTCGGGAGAGGGAGCAGATCTTGCGCTGTACGCGGTGCCCCTCGGCTTTGACCTGACCGAGATGGACGAGTGGCCCGGCGTCACGGCACTGACCGAGCAGGTCGCGGTTCAGGACCTGGCCCAGACCCGCGCGGCTGACTGGGACGCACCGGAGTCGGTGGTCCTGTCGGGGCCCCGTGCTCAGGAGATCGAACTCACGGTGGCCCGCGGCTGACCGCATGGGGACCGCCCCGATGACAGCAATAGGACAGCGCTGCGACCGCACTGCGACCGCACTGCGACCGCACTGCGCCGGCACAGTGATGGCACAGTGATGGCACAGTGACATCATTCTGCGTCATCCTTCTTGACAATGACGTCATTATGACGCCACCATGGTGTCATGGAACTGAACGGCTACCTCTCCTCGCTGCAGCAGGCGCTCGCGAATGCCACCGGCACCTCCTCGCCCGAGGTGCAGGAAGCGGCTGAACGGCTCGCCCAGACCCTCGAGCCGGCGTTGCGCCTGACCCTCATGGAACTCGCCTCCGATGTCGCGTCCGAGGTGACGCTCCGGTTGGAGGGTGCCGTGGTGGAGGTTCGTCTGCGTGGTGGCTCTCCTGAGCTGGTGGTGGAGCAGCAGGCGGCCGAGGTCGCTGAGATCCTCACACCACCCACCCCGCCTGAGCCACCCGCGCCGCCGCTGCCTGAGGACGACGGTTCCCAGACCCGGATCACGCTCCGCGTGACTGAAACGCTCAAGTCCCGTATCGACGACGCAGCCGCCAGCGACGGCGTCAGCGTCAACGCCTGGCTGGTCCGCGCTGTGCAACAGACGCTGGCCGGACCGAGCCCCACCGAGACCCGTCCCTCCACCTCCGGCCGGCGCATGACCGGCTGGGTCCGCTGAACGGAGCCCTCCATGTTCGACCACGTCGACAACGTCTTTGACGCCATCGCTGCCCGCCGCATGGGCGGGCCCCTAGAGCGACCGCACCGGCACATCGCCCGCCGTGGCGGCGACGTCACCGACGGTGACTTCACCTCCTACGACCCGCAACGGCGCTCGCGCCGGCCCGAAGGGATCTGAG
Protein-coding sequences here:
- a CDS encoding DinB family protein — translated: MDKSATDHADIRHGYGSAVSAESPLPEITPDTKDWTWVVDRRCPDCGAEVGVLDLTQIPGALRTQLEVWPVVLQRTEVAERPAPQTWSTLEYAAHVRDVLGVFDERLTLLLDEDDPVFEDWDSDAAAAAGQYLQEDPAQVAEQIADRGAALAAAIEAVPPEAADRPGRRSNGSVFTVTSLMQYLLHDLIHHAWDVTDGRPGPGSGSSRAGEPEPVEPPPLQTFAHRHRRVLGIALAVVALALAAAYVFIVPPQTDSSGLQADIVRWSVPGCWSLICAAALCWALDAKQKVTTVMAYAALLAWLAYLAARLL
- a CDS encoding beta-galactosidase, yielding MTSRWLERAGRPWLPITGEIHYHRLPRERWSEVLGKARAGGLDTVATYVMWQVHEPQPGEFCWDGDRDLRAFIQLAATHELDVLVRMGPWSHGEARYGGFPDWLVALGLPMRTNDPAYLDLVRTLYSETIAQLAGLTHGDRGPVVAVQIENELYDQPHHLATLRTIAEELGLHVPIWTATGWGGAQVPQTLLPVYSAYADGFWEDSATEWPEFAASHFRYSQVRDDLSVGKDLRETLDGIVLEPGAVPLRDDAALPFATCELGGGMHVAYHRRPLVRPDDVAALALAKIGSGSTWQGYYMYAGGTQRRGPNGTEQESHATGYPNDVPTRTYDFHAPIGEHGQVREHYHQLRRQHLWLQADGPAIATMQAVVGGGSEDPGELRWAVRADGERGYLFLSTYQPARRPLAAQAGVQLTIDFDDATITAPTRPIDIPAGVSMAWPLRYPLTESLTLRSATAQLVTRISDDDGEIVVVSASGGIPVELAFDGDVSVAGTGVTSIGGTAAGGTIVTVDTPGPEAVIELPGVRILVLDESTADRLYRLELGGRDRLVLSDAPIYTRDRELVLHTDSAVTLSFLPAPGALSSVEASVSGTGDHLGLWRRWRIEPQVAGRHRLLSDLTPAGWSVPELRRGGSMNRLSAPTDFSAAARVRVDVPDGLFEGADRVLVQVAWTGDIARAVVGADVVSDHFWHGRVWDIDVTAQRQQIREHGLVLEFLPWHAGAGIWVDPAVRDVPEGVVIDAVDLIQVARVGLAPMG
- the gatA gene encoding Asp-tRNA(Asn)/Glu-tRNA(Gln) amidotransferase subunit GatA, with protein sequence MSDLTRLSAASLADRLRAGEVSSVEATQAHLDRIAAVDGDVHAFLHVNADEALAAAADVDARRAAGEDLPYLAGVPIAVKDVVVTKNQATTAGSKILENWIPPYDATLVERLRATGMPILGKTNMDEFAMGSSTEHSAYGPTRNPWDLDRIPGGSGGGSAAAVAAYEAPLAIGTDTGGSIRQPAAVTGTVGIKPTYGSVSRYGLIALASSLDQAGPCSRTVLDSALLHDVIGGHDPRDSTSLPGKAPSYTAAAREGSAGDLTGLRVGVVRELGGEGYQPGVRASFEASLEQLRAAGAEVVEVSCPSFSAALAAYYLILPSEASSNLAKFDGMRFGLRVEPAEGPVTAERVMAATRGAGFGPEVKRRIILGTYALSAGYYDAYYGSAQKVRTLIQRDFAAAFEAADVLVSPTAPTTAFRFGEKVDDPMAMYLNDVATIPANLAGIPGISLPSGLSDDGLPVGFQILAPARADERLYRVGAALEARLLAADGAPVLAHAPELTAQPATTAEVTR
- a CDS encoding toxin-antitoxin system HicB family antitoxin — protein: MELNGYLSSLQQALANATGTSSPEVQEAAERLAQTLEPALRLTLMELASDVASEVTLRLEGAVVEVRLRGGSPELVVEQQAAEVAEILTPPTPPEPPAPPLPEDDGSQTRITLRVTETLKSRIDDAAASDGVSVNAWLVRAVQQTLAGPSPTETRPSTSGRRMTGWVR
- the gatC gene encoding Asp-tRNA(Asn)/Glu-tRNA(Gln) amidotransferase subunit GatC, whose translation is MSTINADEVARLAALARIDLTPEETDRLAGDLDVIVQAVAEVSEIAGDDVPATSHPIPLTNVLRDDVVGQTLPIEDILAQAPDAEDGQFAVPQILGDEQ
- the gatB gene encoding Asp-tRNA(Asn)/Glu-tRNA(Gln) amidotransferase subunit GatB; this translates as MTALVDYDDAIARFDPVLGIEVHVELGTATKMFDAAPAHFGAQPNSAVTPVSLGLPGALPVVNGTAVEYAIRIGLALNCQIAENCRFARKNYFYPDVPKNFQTSQYDEPIAYEGYLDVELEDGEIVRVEIERAHMEEDAGKNTHVGGSGRIHGADHSLVDYNRAGIPLVEIVTKPITGVGARAPEVARAYVSALRDIFRTLGVSEAKMERGNVRADVNLSLRATPDAPLGTRTETKNVNSFRSIERAVRYEVSRQAAVLDGGGSVLQETRHFHEDTGSTSSGRIKSDADDYRYFPEPDLVPLAPPREWVEEIRASLPELPALRRRRLRAEWGYSEEEMRDAVNAGALDLIEATVSAGAPAPAARKWWMGELARTAKTSGVELAELSVSPEQVAQLQALVDSGRVNDKLARQVLEGVLAGEGSPEEVVTARGLEVVSDDGPLLEVIDATLAAQPDIAQKIKEGNMGPMGVIIGAVMKATRGQADAGRVRELVQERLS
- a CDS encoding glycerate kinase, which translates into the protein MKVVLAPDSFKGSLTAAQVAECLARGVRRAVPDAVCVDVPVADGGEGTVAAAVAAGYTPIQVDVTGALGVPVAATYARRAGHAVIEMAAAAGLDQVGPDIRSARTAGTEGVGELIRHALDAGATDVLLGLGGSATSDGGAGLVRALGLGLTDAEGRPVHSGGAALIDLAEVDVTGLDPRIAATTFVLAADVTSPLLGPAGAAAVFGPQKGADEAAVADLEAGLSRWVDALAEAGVPRAAELARASGAGAAGGLGYAGLALLGAQRRSGIEEVLRLVRFAEQVRGSDLVITGEGSMDAQSLAGKAPVGVAAAAGAAGVPVLAVVGRCAVDEATIREYGIGAVHALTDLEPDVHRCLANAAELVDQAAERAVRAWNRRT
- a CDS encoding GNAT family N-acetyltransferase; translation: MTVSWTPPVLAGEMVTLRPIRADDATALWEGLNDPESRRMAGFTKEYTQEAVAQWAAEVAQVEGRFDWATTTDGETILGRISLKAVDLVASRAEIRVLTLPGHRGRGYGREAIMLVLRFAFGRPDEGGLGLHRVGLEVLSINPRAAALYQSLGFVVEGRRREVIGDGDGERFADAIEMGMLDDEYPAARDSWA